Proteins encoded in a region of the Pseudomonas denitrificans (nom. rej.) genome:
- the yghU gene encoding glutathione-dependent disulfide-bond oxidoreductase, whose translation MANDTYTPPRVWTWDKGNGGAFASINRPIAGPTHDKELPRGKHPLQLYSLATPNGVKVTILLEELLELGVSAAEYDAWLIKIGDGDQFGSGFVEINPNSKIPALLDTSVEPALRIFESGSILVYLAEKFGHFLPRDLAKRTETLNWLFWQMGSAPFLGGGFGHFYAYAPEKYEYPINRYAMEVKRQLDVLDRQLAENRYIAGDEYSIADMAIWPWYGALLNNQVYEAAEFLDVESYTHVRRWTDEIAARPAVQRGRRVNRTWGDDALPERHSAEDFTR comes from the coding sequence ATGGCGAACGATACCTACACTCCACCCCGCGTCTGGACCTGGGACAAGGGCAACGGCGGCGCCTTCGCCAGCATCAACCGGCCCATCGCCGGCCCGACCCACGACAAGGAACTGCCGCGCGGCAAGCATCCGCTGCAGCTGTATTCGCTGGCTACGCCCAATGGCGTGAAAGTTACCATCCTCCTGGAGGAACTGCTGGAGCTGGGCGTGAGCGCCGCCGAGTACGACGCCTGGCTGATCAAGATCGGCGACGGCGACCAGTTCGGCAGCGGCTTCGTCGAGATCAACCCGAACTCGAAGATCCCCGCCCTGCTGGACACCAGCGTCGAGCCGGCGCTGCGCATTTTCGAATCCGGCTCGATCCTGGTGTACCTCGCGGAGAAGTTCGGCCACTTCCTGCCCAGGGACCTGGCCAAGCGCACCGAAACGCTGAACTGGCTGTTCTGGCAGATGGGCAGCGCGCCCTTCCTCGGCGGCGGCTTCGGCCACTTCTACGCCTACGCGCCGGAGAAGTACGAGTACCCGATCAACCGCTACGCCATGGAGGTCAAGCGCCAGCTCGACGTGCTCGACCGCCAGCTCGCCGAGAACCGCTACATCGCTGGCGACGAATACAGCATCGCCGACATGGCGATCTGGCCCTGGTACGGCGCACTGCTGAACAACCAGGTGTACGAGGCGGCTGAATTCCTCGACGTGGAAAGCTACACCCATGTGCGCCGCTGGACCGACGAGATCGCCGCTCGCCCGGCGGTGCAGCGTGGCCGCCGGGTCAACCGCACCTGGGGCGACGACGCCCTGCCGGAACGACACAGCGCGGAGGATTTCACGCGCTGA
- the ycaC gene encoding isochorismate family cysteine hydrolase YcaC — protein sequence MTNATYNRLDKDNAAVLLVDHQAGLLSLVRDIDPDKFKNNVLALGDLAKFFNLPTILTTSFETGPNGPLVPELKAQFPDAPYIARPGQINAWDNEDFVKAVKATGKKQLIIAGVVTEVCVAFPALSALAEGFDVFVVADASGTFNEMTRDAAWRRMEAAGAQLMTWFGVACELHRDWRNDIEGLAALCSNHIPDYRNLITAYSTLTAGK from the coding sequence ATGACCAACGCCACCTACAACCGCCTGGACAAAGACAACGCCGCCGTACTGCTGGTTGACCACCAGGCCGGTCTGCTCTCGCTGGTCCGCGACATCGATCCGGACAAGTTCAAGAACAACGTGCTGGCGCTGGGCGACCTGGCCAAATTCTTCAACCTGCCGACCATCCTCACCACCAGCTTCGAAACCGGCCCCAACGGCCCGCTGGTTCCCGAGCTGAAGGCCCAGTTCCCGGACGCGCCGTACATCGCCCGCCCTGGCCAGATCAACGCCTGGGACAACGAGGACTTCGTGAAAGCGGTGAAGGCCACTGGCAAGAAGCAGCTGATCATCGCCGGCGTGGTGACCGAGGTCTGCGTGGCGTTCCCGGCGCTGTCGGCCCTGGCGGAAGGTTTTGACGTCTTCGTGGTGGCGGATGCGTCCGGCACCTTCAACGAGATGACCCGCGACGCCGCCTGGCGCCGGATGGAAGCGGCTGGCGCCCAGCTGATGACCTGGTTCGGCGTAGCCTGTGAGCTGCACCGCGACTGGCGCAACGACATCGAAGGTCTGGCTGCACTGTGCTCCAACCACATCCCGGACTACCGCAACCTGATCACTGCCTACAGCACCCTGACTGCTGGCAAGTAA
- a CDS encoding AraC family transcriptional regulator produces the protein MPSTSIDAQYDLALVSPFLLQTLAEVAGDEGVSGERLCRGLGFTAEELQDPDQRVTYRQTVAMIQRALAALPERGLGLWVGHRNVLGTLGLLGHVLSLCKNLRDAFELGRRFQHTTGGIAVCNLIEGPQESFIEVECRLPFADIQVFAVEEFFASLLVYNRTLIGPQFQPLRFEFTHAAPAYAAEYRRLLGPNLQFGCLHNRVAIASHWLDVQLPSHHPVALRQALSLLEAESAPVQQKTGLLETVERAIARDLAHGSPIDKVASELNMSSRTLRRRLSEHGITFDALQDQVRHARAMSLLNNPEMPIERIAEALGYSDVRGFRRAFKRWTGLSPSACRDEVAPAH, from the coding sequence ATGCCCAGTACAAGCATCGATGCGCAATACGACCTGGCCCTGGTTTCGCCCTTCCTGCTGCAGACCCTGGCCGAGGTCGCCGGTGACGAAGGCGTCAGCGGCGAGCGCCTGTGTCGTGGGCTCGGCTTCACCGCCGAGGAGCTGCAGGACCCGGACCAGCGCGTCACCTACCGGCAGACGGTGGCGATGATCCAGCGTGCCCTCGCGGCACTGCCTGAGCGTGGCCTGGGGCTCTGGGTCGGCCACCGCAACGTGCTGGGCACCCTTGGTTTGCTGGGCCATGTGCTCTCGCTGTGCAAGAACCTGCGCGATGCCTTCGAACTGGGCCGCCGTTTCCAGCACACCACCGGCGGCATCGCGGTCTGCAACCTGATCGAGGGGCCGCAGGAGAGCTTCATCGAAGTGGAATGCCGGCTGCCCTTCGCCGACATCCAGGTGTTCGCCGTGGAGGAGTTCTTCGCCAGCCTGCTGGTCTACAACCGCACCCTGATCGGCCCCCAGTTCCAGCCCCTGCGCTTCGAGTTCACCCACGCCGCGCCGGCCTATGCAGCCGAGTACCGCCGCCTGCTCGGGCCGAACCTGCAGTTCGGCTGCCTGCACAACCGCGTGGCCATCGCCAGCCACTGGCTGGATGTGCAATTGCCCAGCCACCATCCCGTCGCCCTGCGCCAGGCGCTCAGCCTGCTGGAGGCGGAGTCCGCTCCGGTGCAACAGAAGACCGGCCTGCTGGAAACAGTGGAACGCGCCATCGCCCGCGACCTGGCCCACGGCAGCCCGATCGACAAGGTCGCCAGCGAGCTGAACATGAGCAGCCGGACCTTGCGTCGTCGCCTGAGCGAGCACGGCATCACCTTCGATGCGTTGCAGGACCAGGTGCGCCACGCCCGCGCCATGAGCCTGCTGAACAACCCGGAAATGCCCATCGAGCGTATCGCCGAGGCGCTTGGCTACAGTGACGTGCGCGGCTTCCGCCGCGCCTTCAAACGCTGGACCGGGCTGAGCCCGTCCGCCTGCCGTGACGAGGTCGCTCCGGCGCACTGA
- a CDS encoding ATP-binding protein, with product MTPEPAATVETVLHFGPYQIYPASRVVLEAGRPLRLGQRALDILLALLERAGQVVSKRELLARAWPGQDIDEGNLRVHMTALRKALGDGQNGRRFIVTVALRGYSFVEPLTASAQATPAPDDSQSADHNLPPRRNRLLGREAELERLVAELPRRRCVSLVGCGGIGKTSLSLQAAERFIGRYPHGIRMLDLTQLQDARPLNSTLAGALGIPGLAGESLEHLCRQVADRQMLLLIDNCEHLIEAAAHLVECLLRHAPQIHILATSRESLRATGEYILPLRPLGCPPAQVGSAEDALAYPAVALLIERTKETHEDFEFRPEDLPRVGEICRRLEGIPLALELAAGHLGQADGGIDALLQDGYLDLPLQSDESPSRHEHLRAMLDWSYTLLRPAEQYCLRRLSVFRGSFTLDSIAAVLGQPADLGSAFVLVNQLTAKSLLTTEIRSDEVTYRLLEPTRLHALEKLQAAGELHDARERHLQLCQSAMQAAQNDWERSASLGWLKQHSPWLAEVRAALDWGLHAEVRHTQAIHLAACSAPLWQELSLLHEYGPYVSAALGLLSAESASSLPLAMRLELALGNTTYHDVRNNQADEAFQNARYLAQQIGDLNGELTALSGGLAVLLWAGQYQQAAEQSRHFDRLSDGQGEMLATSALRLKVLALHYSGNQVRAQAVGDEVLRRLEEQRRANRFAPCLGVQYDQQVASLATQARTLWLRGFPEQAERMATQAIELACEIDHSASIAYSLAVAGCVIAFYNGEFDKARSRVRQMIEVAERHRVPLFTDWARHYAWAMQLDETASATAPAVGLVRDIVQTLGGRPLPADQAQLMRARTGAAGWCAPEILRNEAVALLARGDRESLLGGETLLTRALTLAQEQGAQAWELRSATGLAQLWSAQGKQQAARQLLEPVYQRFTEGFDSPDQRRARQCLEACAH from the coding sequence ATGACTCCCGAGCCCGCGGCCACGGTCGAAACCGTGCTTCATTTCGGCCCTTACCAGATCTATCCCGCATCCCGCGTGGTCCTCGAAGCCGGCCGCCCGCTGCGCCTGGGGCAACGCGCGCTGGACATCCTGCTGGCACTGCTGGAGCGCGCCGGCCAGGTGGTCAGCAAGCGCGAGCTGCTGGCCCGCGCCTGGCCCGGCCAGGACATCGACGAAGGCAACCTGCGGGTCCACATGACCGCCCTGCGCAAGGCGCTGGGCGACGGCCAGAACGGTCGGCGCTTCATCGTCACGGTCGCCCTGCGCGGCTACAGCTTCGTCGAGCCACTGACGGCGTCGGCGCAGGCGACGCCCGCCCCCGATGACAGCCAGTCGGCGGATCACAACCTGCCGCCCCGGCGCAACCGCCTGCTGGGCCGCGAGGCCGAACTGGAGCGCCTGGTCGCCGAGCTGCCGCGACGTCGCTGCGTCAGCCTGGTGGGCTGTGGCGGCATCGGCAAGACCAGCCTCTCCCTGCAGGCCGCGGAGCGTTTCATCGGCCGGTATCCCCACGGCATCCGCATGCTCGACCTCACCCAACTGCAGGATGCGCGGCCGCTGAACAGCACGCTTGCCGGCGCGCTGGGCATTCCGGGACTGGCCGGCGAATCGCTGGAACATCTCTGCCGCCAGGTCGCCGACCGGCAGATGCTGCTGCTCATCGACAACTGCGAGCACCTGATCGAGGCGGCCGCGCATCTGGTCGAGTGCCTGCTGCGCCACGCGCCGCAGATCCACATCCTCGCCACCAGCCGCGAGAGCCTGCGCGCCACCGGCGAATACATCCTGCCGCTACGGCCGCTCGGATGCCCGCCGGCGCAGGTCGGCAGCGCCGAGGACGCCCTCGCCTACCCCGCCGTCGCACTGCTCATCGAGCGGACCAAGGAGACCCACGAGGACTTCGAATTCCGCCCCGAAGACCTCCCCCGCGTCGGCGAAATCTGCCGACGCCTGGAGGGCATTCCGCTGGCGCTGGAACTGGCCGCCGGCCACCTGGGCCAAGCCGACGGCGGCATCGACGCGCTGCTGCAGGACGGCTACCTGGACCTGCCGCTGCAGTCCGATGAATCGCCCAGCCGCCACGAACACCTGCGCGCGATGCTCGACTGGAGCTACACACTGCTGCGCCCTGCGGAGCAATACTGCCTGCGTCGCCTGAGCGTGTTCCGCGGCAGCTTCACCCTGGACTCCATCGCCGCCGTCCTCGGCCAGCCGGCGGACCTGGGCTCGGCCTTCGTGCTGGTGAACCAGCTGACCGCCAAGTCGCTGCTGACCACCGAGATTCGCAGCGACGAGGTCACCTACCGGTTGCTCGAACCGACCCGCCTGCATGCGCTGGAGAAACTCCAGGCCGCCGGCGAGCTGCACGACGCCCGCGAACGCCACCTGCAGCTGTGCCAGAGCGCGATGCAGGCCGCGCAGAACGACTGGGAAAGGTCCGCCTCGCTGGGCTGGCTCAAGCAACATTCGCCATGGCTCGCCGAGGTTCGCGCGGCCCTCGACTGGGGGCTGCACGCGGAGGTCCGGCACACCCAGGCCATTCACCTCGCGGCCTGCTCGGCGCCGCTCTGGCAGGAGCTGTCACTGCTGCACGAATACGGCCCCTATGTGAGCGCGGCACTCGGCCTGCTCAGCGCCGAATCCGCTTCATCGTTGCCACTGGCCATGCGCCTGGAACTGGCGCTGGGCAACACGACCTACCACGACGTGCGCAATAACCAGGCGGACGAAGCCTTCCAGAACGCCCGCTACCTCGCCCAGCAGATCGGCGACCTCAACGGGGAACTCACCGCGCTGTCCGGCGGCCTGGCCGTGCTGCTGTGGGCCGGCCAGTACCAGCAGGCGGCCGAGCAGAGCCGGCACTTCGACCGGCTGAGCGATGGCCAGGGCGAAATGCTTGCCACCAGCGCCCTGCGCTTGAAGGTGCTGGCGCTGCATTATTCGGGCAACCAGGTACGCGCCCAGGCCGTCGGCGATGAAGTGCTGCGGCGTCTGGAGGAGCAGCGCCGGGCCAACCGCTTCGCCCCTTGCCTGGGCGTGCAGTACGACCAGCAGGTTGCCTCCCTGGCGACACAAGCGCGCACGCTCTGGTTACGCGGTTTTCCCGAGCAGGCAGAGCGCATGGCGACACAGGCCATCGAGCTGGCCTGCGAGATCGACCACAGCGCCTCCATCGCTTACAGCCTTGCGGTGGCCGGCTGCGTCATCGCCTTCTACAACGGCGAGTTCGACAAGGCCCGCAGCCGCGTGCGGCAGATGATCGAGGTTGCCGAGCGCCACCGCGTGCCGTTGTTCACCGACTGGGCGCGGCACTATGCGTGGGCCATGCAACTCGATGAAACAGCCAGCGCCACGGCACCCGCCGTCGGCCTGGTGCGCGACATCGTACAGACCCTCGGCGGTCGCCCCCTGCCTGCCGATCAGGCCCAGCTGATGCGCGCACGCACCGGCGCGGCCGGCTGGTGCGCACCGGAAATCCTGCGCAACGAAGCGGTCGCCCTGCTGGCGCGCGGCGACCGCGAATCCCTGCTCGGCGGCGAAACCCTGCTGACCCGCGCCCTGACGCTGGCACAGGAGCAAGGCGCACAGGCCTGGGAACTGCGATCGGCCACCGGCCTGGCGCAGCTGTGGAGCGCGCAGGGCAAACAGCAGGCCGCGCGGCAACTGCTGGAGCCGGTCTACCAGCGCTTTACCGAGGGATTCGACTCACCGGACCAGCGCAGAGCACGGCAATGTCTTGAGGCCTGCGCCCACTGA
- a CDS encoding ABC transporter permease gives MSRTAVGSPATSPVARLLDFLIHYALLLLLALLVLVFALLEPAFLRVGNLFLVLQSVSIVALLALGVTLSMAVGGLDLSIGAVAALSLMTASYVMVVLDWGPLAAILISLGLGTLVGLLNGWLIVRMRVPDILATLGSMFLVVGVQLIPTGGRSIAVGMTLPNGDEAPGAFAGWFIALGRAQLWDRVPVPVVIMLGCALLVWLFLERTRPGRLFYAIGGNEQAARLAGAAVERYKLLAYVLSALLASLGGLLLAARLGRGDVSSGNGLVLDALGAALIGFAVLGAQKPNAFGTLVGAVLVATLLNGLTMLNAPYYAQDFVKGAVLVSALMFTFGLARRGR, from the coding sequence GTGTCCAGAACTGCCGTGGGCAGCCCAGCGACGTCGCCCGTCGCACGCTTGCTCGACTTCCTCATCCACTACGCGCTGCTCCTGCTGCTGGCCCTGCTGGTACTGGTTTTCGCGTTGCTGGAGCCTGCCTTCCTGCGGGTCGGCAACCTGTTCCTGGTGCTGCAGTCGGTGTCCATCGTTGCGCTGCTCGCGCTGGGCGTGACCCTGAGCATGGCCGTGGGCGGGCTGGACCTGTCCATCGGCGCGGTCGCCGCGCTGAGCCTGATGACCGCCAGCTACGTGATGGTGGTGCTGGACTGGGGCCCGCTCGCGGCGATCCTCATCAGCCTAGGCCTCGGCACCCTGGTGGGGCTGCTCAATGGCTGGCTGATCGTGCGCATGCGCGTGCCGGATATTCTCGCGACCCTTGGCAGCATGTTCCTGGTAGTCGGCGTGCAACTGATCCCCACCGGCGGCCGCTCCATCGCCGTCGGTATGACCCTGCCCAACGGTGACGAAGCGCCGGGCGCCTTCGCCGGCTGGTTCATCGCCCTCGGCCGCGCGCAGTTGTGGGACCGCGTGCCGGTGCCCGTGGTGATCATGCTCGGCTGCGCGCTGCTGGTCTGGCTGTTCCTCGAGCGCACGCGGCCGGGCCGGCTGTTCTACGCCATCGGCGGCAACGAGCAGGCCGCGCGCCTCGCCGGTGCGGCGGTGGAGCGCTACAAGCTGCTCGCCTACGTGCTCTCGGCGCTGCTCGCTTCACTGGGCGGATTGCTGCTGGCAGCGCGCCTCGGACGTGGAGACGTCAGCTCCGGCAACGGGCTGGTGCTCGATGCCCTTGGCGCTGCGCTGATCGGTTTCGCCGTGCTCGGCGCGCAGAAGCCCAACGCCTTCGGCACCCTGGTGGGCGCGGTGCTGGTAGCGACCCTGCTCAACGGCCTGACCATGCTCAACGCGCCGTATTACGCCCAGGATTTCGTCAAGGGCGCCGTGCTGGTCTCGGCCCTGATGTTCACTTTCGGTCTGGCCCGGCGCGGGCGCTGA
- a CDS encoding universal stress protein — protein sequence MYEHVLAAVDGSPVSFRALAEGARLVRMSGGELHVITIVDRPLGHLPYYAKYYDAEALQAAALKAADDILSKAREVVGEYAVPATYQRVTMETTGEEVADRIESEADAVKADAIVMGTHSRRGVHRLMLGSVAEGVLQSSKRPVLLVRDQ from the coding sequence ATGTACGAGCACGTACTGGCCGCCGTCGACGGCAGCCCCGTTTCGTTCCGAGCCCTGGCCGAAGGCGCACGGCTGGTCCGCATGAGTGGCGGTGAACTGCACGTCATCACCATCGTCGACCGTCCGCTGGGACACCTGCCTTATTACGCCAAGTACTATGACGCCGAGGCGCTGCAGGCCGCCGCGCTCAAAGCTGCCGACGACATCCTGAGCAAGGCGCGGGAGGTGGTCGGCGAGTACGCCGTACCCGCTACTTACCAGCGCGTCACGATGGAGACCACCGGTGAGGAAGTGGCTGACCGCATCGAGTCCGAGGCCGATGCCGTCAAGGCCGACGCCATCGTCATGGGCACCCACAGCCGCCGTGGTGTGCATCGTCTGATGCTGGGCAGCGTGGCCGAAGGCGTGCTGCAGTCGAGCAAGCGCCCGGTGCTGCTGGTACGCGATCAGTAG
- a CDS encoding substrate-binding domain-containing protein, whose product MKFTPAKTLRALFAAGLLLSGAASAVAAGLPGAPAPFDKGGVQIALVGYLFSGDFPEAYLRGVEKQANALDVKLRVFDARQQAATQREMLEQAIDLGVDGIIVQLGLAETLKDSIDKALAKGIKVVTFDVDVNDPRITRVDQDHRELARLALRQVLQDNGNQFDAGYVYIDGFTPMERRDEIWRQVKAENPGIVEKARFGTLNAPIANSVADQASAVLRANPGITVFFAPFDEFAKGVKIAVDEAGLGKQVKIYSADISTADIQIMKEQGSAWSATAAVNPEVAGAISVRSLALRIAGENPGEQVLVPPTLITRQQLLDLDVKNVRDLARKVPAFGEAQKVAQAPWIPLAN is encoded by the coding sequence ATGAAATTCACCCCCGCCAAAACCCTGCGCGCGCTGTTCGCCGCCGGGCTGTTGTTGTCCGGCGCAGCCAGCGCCGTCGCCGCCGGGCTACCCGGTGCGCCCGCACCCTTCGACAAGGGCGGCGTGCAGATCGCCCTGGTCGGCTACCTGTTCTCCGGCGACTTCCCCGAGGCCTATCTGCGTGGCGTCGAGAAGCAGGCCAACGCGCTGGACGTGAAGCTGCGAGTGTTCGACGCGCGCCAGCAGGCGGCCACCCAGCGCGAGATGCTGGAGCAGGCCATCGACCTGGGCGTGGACGGCATCATCGTCCAGCTCGGTCTCGCCGAAACGCTCAAGGACTCCATCGACAAGGCACTGGCCAAGGGCATCAAGGTGGTGACCTTCGACGTCGACGTGAACGACCCGCGCATCACCCGCGTCGACCAGGACCACCGTGAGCTGGCGCGCCTGGCGCTCAGGCAGGTGCTGCAGGACAACGGCAACCAGTTCGACGCCGGCTACGTGTACATCGACGGCTTCACCCCGATGGAGCGCCGCGACGAAATCTGGCGCCAGGTGAAGGCCGAGAACCCCGGCATCGTCGAGAAGGCGCGCTTTGGCACGCTCAACGCGCCGATCGCCAACTCGGTGGCCGACCAGGCCAGCGCGGTGTTGCGCGCCAACCCGGGCATCACTGTGTTCTTCGCGCCCTTCGACGAGTTCGCCAAGGGCGTGAAGATCGCCGTGGACGAAGCCGGGCTGGGTAAGCAGGTGAAAATCTACAGCGCCGATATTTCCACTGCCGATATCCAGATCATGAAGGAGCAGGGCAGCGCCTGGAGCGCCACCGCCGCCGTCAACCCGGAAGTGGCCGGCGCCATCAGCGTGCGCAGCCTGGCGCTGCGCATCGCCGGGGAGAATCCCGGCGAGCAGGTTCTGGTGCCGCCGACCCTGATCACCCGCCAGCAACTGCTCGACCTCGACGTGAAGAACGTCCGTGACCTGGCGCGCAAGGTGCCCGCCTTCGGCGAGGCGCAGAAGGTGGCGCAGGCGCCGTGGATTCCGCTGGCGAACTGA
- a CDS encoding sugar ABC transporter ATP-binding protein, whose amino-acid sequence MSVQAACVPFLHLEGVGKSFAENRVLVDLGLEIRPGEVLALLGANGAGKSTLVKIIAGSHGHDAGQLLIDGQAVRFASPHDARRHGIVAVHQQVEQGVVPGLSVAENLLLDELCGAAGSLIFRPREALRRAAEIAAGLQLHLPLQAPIETLGTAERQLVILSRALALKPRLLILDEPTASLSTVEAERLFHLIDHLRERGVAILYISHRLSDLQRVADRALVLRDGRLVGEFSAPLDLGAAVESMLGAALGAVQLQPLERGETVLSLRDWQLEAHSAAFDLDLHEGEVVALTGLLGAGKSEIAEVLFGLRRHHAGSIRLDGRDWLPRTPREAIAAGVFFAAEDRARNSRVPGFSVRASMTLPFLRSFTRFGFVDRTAERAKVAEQIEALGIKGPGPEHPLELLSGGNQQKVILARWLLGQGRVLILDEPFQGVDVRARRDIGQRIRASATGRATLVICSDPDEALEIADRILVVRDGAVVAELPRHNLQRSEIVAHFTPSNPSRQEAARI is encoded by the coding sequence ATGTCCGTCCAAGCTGCTTGTGTCCCGTTCCTCCACCTCGAAGGTGTCGGCAAATCCTTTGCCGAGAACCGCGTGCTGGTCGATCTGGGCCTGGAAATTCGCCCCGGCGAGGTCCTTGCCCTGCTCGGCGCTAACGGTGCGGGCAAGTCGACGCTGGTGAAGATCATCGCCGGCTCCCATGGCCATGATGCCGGGCAGTTACTGATCGATGGCCAGGCGGTGCGTTTCGCCTCACCCCACGACGCCCGGCGCCACGGCATAGTTGCCGTGCATCAGCAGGTGGAGCAGGGTGTGGTGCCCGGCCTGAGCGTCGCCGAAAACCTCCTGCTGGACGAGCTCTGCGGCGCCGCCGGCTCCCTGATCTTCCGTCCGCGCGAGGCGCTCAGGCGCGCAGCTGAAATCGCTGCCGGCCTGCAACTGCACCTGCCACTGCAAGCGCCCATCGAAACCCTCGGCACCGCCGAACGGCAACTGGTGATCCTGTCCCGCGCGCTGGCGCTGAAACCGCGCCTGCTGATTCTCGACGAGCCCACTGCATCGCTGTCGACCGTCGAGGCCGAGCGTCTGTTCCATCTCATCGACCACCTGCGCGAACGCGGCGTGGCGATCCTCTACATCTCCCATCGGCTGTCGGACCTGCAGCGCGTGGCGGACCGCGCGCTGGTCCTGCGTGACGGCCGCCTGGTGGGCGAGTTCAGTGCACCGCTGGATCTCGGCGCCGCCGTGGAATCCATGCTCGGCGCCGCGCTGGGTGCAGTGCAGTTGCAGCCGCTGGAGCGCGGCGAGACGGTGCTGTCCCTGCGCGACTGGCAGCTGGAAGCTCACAGCGCAGCATTCGACCTGGACCTGCACGAAGGCGAAGTGGTCGCCCTGACCGGCCTGCTCGGCGCCGGCAAGAGCGAGATCGCCGAAGTGCTGTTCGGCCTGCGCCGCCATCACGCCGGTTCGATCCGCCTGGATGGCCGCGACTGGCTGCCCCGCACGCCGCGCGAAGCGATTGCCGCCGGCGTGTTCTTCGCCGCCGAGGACCGCGCGCGCAACTCGCGGGTACCGGGCTTCTCGGTGCGAGCCAGCATGACCTTGCCGTTCCTGCGCAGTTTTACGCGCTTCGGCTTCGTCGATCGCACGGCCGAGCGCGCCAAAGTCGCCGAGCAGATCGAAGCGCTCGGCATCAAGGGGCCCGGCCCCGAGCATCCGCTCGAACTGCTCTCCGGCGGCAACCAGCAGAAGGTCATCCTCGCCCGCTGGCTGCTGGGGCAGGGCCGCGTGCTGATCCTCGACGAGCCCTTCCAGGGCGTCGACGTGCGCGCCCGCCGCGACATCGGCCAGCGCATCCGCGCCAGCGCCACCGGCCGCGCCACGCTGGTGATCTGCAGCGACCCGGACGAAGCCCTGGAAATCGCTGACCGCATCCTCGTCGTGCGCGACGGTGCGGTGGTCGCCGAGCTGCCCCGGCACAACCTGCAACGCAGCGAAATCGTCGCCCATTTCACCCCATCCAACCCTTCACGCCAGGAAGCTGCGCGTATCTAG
- a CDS encoding acetoacetate decarboxylase, whose product MKARFKEVEFGTQSVEVIEGGYYDRYRMNPDLNEVAKDPAAGNIDYFRRIPKQMVASRVGQTWAPNFYYRTSSIQLLFLAPIDRLRATLPVPLEPLRALPGQGLVALTFFSYSVCDNDPYDEVSVAIVIRRPGARGSHALELLDAVRRRSFVAHVLALPVSTEIARVRGVHGYQLPKWRTGIEVKIGSEVSASIQGPDGKADLVLQAPLPALEIATPQSRLGTATMVHQVDGRWHQTRVQSNTLAYAQKLLPGNVRLARNGGPLSQLLDGLGAARILRLDVVKDAQIVLHLPSPLESQP is encoded by the coding sequence ATGAAGGCGCGGTTCAAGGAAGTCGAGTTCGGCACCCAGAGCGTTGAAGTGATCGAGGGCGGCTATTACGACCGCTACCGGATGAACCCGGACCTGAACGAGGTGGCGAAGGACCCCGCCGCCGGCAACATCGACTACTTCCGGCGCATTCCCAAGCAGATGGTCGCCTCGCGCGTCGGGCAAACCTGGGCGCCGAATTTCTACTACCGCACCAGCAGCATCCAGCTGCTGTTCCTGGCGCCCATCGACCGCCTGCGCGCCACACTGCCGGTGCCGCTGGAACCGCTGCGCGCCCTGCCCGGCCAGGGGCTGGTGGCGCTGACCTTCTTCTCCTACTCGGTGTGCGACAACGACCCATACGATGAAGTCTCGGTCGCCATCGTCATCCGCAGGCCGGGCGCCAGGGGCAGCCATGCCCTGGAGCTGCTCGACGCCGTGCGCCGCCGCAGCTTCGTCGCCCATGTGCTGGCCCTGCCGGTTTCCACCGAGATCGCGCGGGTGCGCGGCGTACATGGCTACCAGTTGCCGAAATGGCGCACCGGTATCGAAGTGAAGATCGGCAGCGAAGTGTCGGCCAGCATCCAGGGGCCCGACGGCAAAGCCGACCTCGTCCTGCAGGCGCCGCTGCCGGCGCTGGAGATCGCCACCCCGCAATCGCGCCTGGGCACTGCCACCATGGTCCATCAGGTCGATGGCCGCTGGCACCAGACGCGCGTGCAGAGCAACACCCTGGCCTACGCGCAGAAGCTGCTGCCCGGCAACGTCCGGCTTGCCCGCAACGGCGGGCCGCTGAGCCAGTTGCTCGATGGCCTGGGCGCGGCGCGCATCCTGCGCCTGGACGTGGTCAAGGATGCGCAGATCGTGCTCCACCTGCCCTCGCCGCTGGAGAGCCAGCCCTGA
- a CDS encoding helix-turn-helix domain-containing protein: MLQRLISQIPVDAPKRDLAPWQKERAQALLLKHLDSGITVSDLAAACALSRSDFTRKFKVTTGHSPQAWMRIQRVEKAKQLMRESTFPLAEIGLQCGFCDQAHFCRIFYRIEGVTPLSWQRRFFDGVRESTWRHAG; encoded by the coding sequence ATGCTTCAGAGACTCATCAGCCAGATTCCAGTGGACGCCCCCAAGCGCGACCTGGCCCCCTGGCAGAAGGAGCGTGCCCAGGCGCTGCTGCTCAAGCATCTGGACAGCGGCATCACGGTCAGCGACCTGGCCGCCGCCTGCGCACTGTCACGCAGCGACTTCACCCGCAAGTTCAAGGTCACCACCGGCCATTCGCCCCAGGCCTGGATGCGAATCCAGCGGGTGGAGAAGGCCAAGCAACTGATGCGTGAATCGACCTTCCCGCTGGCGGAGATCGGCCTGCAATGCGGCTTCTGCGACCAGGCGCATTTCTGCCGGATCTTCTACCGCATCGAAGGCGTCACGCCGCTGAGCTGGCAGCGACGCTTCTTCGATGGGGTGCGCGAATCCACCTGGCGGCACGCGGGTTAG